The following are encoded in a window of Planctomycetaceae bacterium genomic DNA:
- a CDS encoding DUF262 domain-containing protein: MDEPRSLDSVFKEKLFRIPDYQRGYAWGREQLEAFWEDLVNLPDGRSHYTGVLTLKEIPSTTVNADEKEFWLIDDHSYKLYHVVDGQQRLTTFIIFLQAFVELVRDLPDSSGKPNHEIYIADTLSIDGVQKKFLFMVKPQGDQYRTYKFGYTDDNPSYQYMRYRIMNEDGGGTVHETFYTLNLSNAKLFFLEQLRGWHENEGVQGLHELYRTLTKRFLFNEYIIKDEFDVFVAFETMNNRGKKLSDLELLKNRLIYLTTLYTDDELDLAERKSLRDSINDTWKEVYHQLGRNKLKPLNDDDFLRAHWTMYFKYSRQTGRDYIRFLLDEQFTAQRVHRKVVHEVDLEQTDEQSWEEEIDAGEEDVNGDITEPLRETAELRPTEIRDYVLSLKQSSLYWFASFYPELAGNLSAQETTWLQRLTRVGMGYFRPLVMAVLKNIPDEAARIGLFKRIERFIFIVFRMTVTRSNYRSSEFYNFARAVDRGEATLSEIAEQLDQRMLFAFDDEGHFRLGSLYNVLEKKFANGDGFYGWSGLRYFLYEYELSLLSRSRQKKVDWSDLLKSNKDTISIEHIYPQTTTEDWAEQFQGLDEIAQSAYKCSLGNLLLLSSAINSSLQNDSFEEKKRPQFHTDGSKARNGYADGSHSEIEVAAEAIWGPAQICARGMKLLSFMEKRWMLPLPGETQRWKMLFPKLASESKDDPAGKEHP; this comes from the coding sequence ATGGATGAACCACGTTCTCTTGACAGCGTCTTCAAAGAAAAGCTCTTCCGTATCCCGGATTACCAGCGGGGATACGCTTGGGGTCGCGAACAGTTGGAAGCGTTCTGGGAAGACCTGGTGAATCTACCCGACGGGCGGTCGCATTACACCGGCGTCTTGACGCTTAAAGAGATTCCATCCACCACCGTCAACGCTGACGAGAAAGAGTTCTGGCTAATCGACGACCATTCCTACAAGCTGTACCATGTTGTAGACGGTCAGCAGCGGCTAACCACCTTCATTATCTTTCTTCAGGCTTTCGTCGAGTTGGTGCGAGATTTGCCAGACTCCAGTGGCAAGCCTAACCACGAGATTTACATCGCAGACACTCTGAGCATTGACGGGGTCCAGAAGAAGTTCCTCTTCATGGTCAAGCCACAGGGCGATCAGTACCGGACCTACAAGTTCGGGTACACGGACGACAATCCAAGTTACCAATATATGCGGTATCGCATCATGAATGAAGACGGCGGGGGTACCGTCCATGAGACCTTCTACACGCTGAACCTCAGCAACGCAAAGCTGTTCTTCCTTGAGCAGCTGCGTGGGTGGCACGAAAACGAAGGCGTCCAAGGCTTGCACGAGCTCTACCGCACCCTGACGAAACGATTTCTGTTCAACGAGTACATCATTAAGGACGAGTTCGATGTCTTCGTTGCCTTTGAGACGATGAATAACCGGGGCAAGAAGCTATCTGACCTAGAACTCTTGAAGAACCGTCTGATTTACTTAACCACTCTGTATACCGACGACGAGCTTGATCTGGCGGAACGTAAAAGCCTTCGAGATTCCATCAATGATACGTGGAAGGAAGTCTACCACCAGTTGGGCCGCAACAAGCTCAAGCCTTTGAACGATGATGACTTCCTGCGCGCTCATTGGACCATGTACTTCAAGTACTCCAGACAAACTGGCAGAGACTACATCCGCTTCTTGCTGGATGAGCAATTCACCGCGCAGCGGGTCCATCGCAAGGTCGTTCACGAGGTTGACCTGGAGCAGACTGACGAGCAGTCGTGGGAAGAGGAGATTGATGCAGGTGAGGAGGATGTCAACGGCGATATCACGGAGCCGCTTCGCGAGACTGCGGAACTTAGGCCGACCGAGATCCGCGATTACGTGCTCAGTCTCAAGCAATCATCCCTCTATTGGTTCGCTTCCTTCTACCCCGAACTGGCCGGGAACCTGTCTGCGCAGGAGACGACATGGCTGCAGCGTCTGACCCGCGTCGGCATGGGCTACTTTCGGCCGCTGGTCATGGCAGTCCTAAAGAACATTCCAGACGAGGCCGCACGGATAGGCCTTTTCAAGCGGATAGAGCGGTTCATCTTCATCGTCTTCAGAATGACGGTCACTCGCTCGAACTACCGCAGCAGCGAGTTCTACAACTTTGCCCGCGCAGTGGATCGCGGTGAGGCTACCTTGTCGGAAATCGCGGAGCAGCTGGACCAGCGCATGTTGTTCGCTTTTGATGACGAAGGCCATTTCCGCTTGGGGAGCCTGTACAACGTGCTGGAGAAGAAATTCGCCAACGGCGACGGGTTCTATGGGTGGTCCGGGTTGCGCTATTTCCTCTATGAGTATGAATTGAGCCTTCTATCCCGCAGCCGCCAGAAGAAGGTGGATTGGTCCGACCTCTTAAAGAGCAATAAAGACACGATTTCGATAGAGCATATCTATCCCCAGACCACGACGGAGGATTGGGCGGAACAGTTTCAAGGGTTGGATGAGATCGCGCAGTCAGCCTACAAGTGCAGCCTGGGAAATCTGCTGCTTCTCTCATCTGCAATCAACTCGTCGCTGCAAAACGACAGCTTTGAGGAGAAGAAGCGGCCGCAGTTCCACACCGATGGCAGCAAGGCGCGTAACGGCTATGCTGACGGGTCACACTCGGAAATTGAGGTCGCAGCGGAAGCCATCTGGGGGCCTGCCCAGATCTGTGCTCGTGGAATGAAACTGCTCAGCTTCATGGAGAAGCGATGGATGCTTCCTCTTCCTGGTGAGACGCAAAGGTGGAAGATGTTGTTTCCGAAGCTGGCCAGCGAGTCCAAGGACGATCCGGCTGGGAAGGAGCACCCGTGA